CTTTGAGATCCATCGCCCATGAAGGGAAATTGGAACCATCAAGAGCGAGAATTTCAAACTCTTTGGTTGCCATATCACCTACATTGTGAAAAgccaaaaattttgagaaattatGGCATACTTATTTAATTTTGTGAATTCAGAATGAACTCGAACAATGAATAAAATTTCCGTCATATTTGGTAGAGAATTCTGAGTAAGAGGGATTATCGCAATGCTGATGCATACGTAAATCCATATGATCTCATACTTCAAAGAATTGATCCAAATTAGAGGGATTTTtgcattgaataatttaaaggACGTGGAAATTTAAATTTGCATAATACTTGTAAAATAAATATCATGGAAATGCATGaagtgctgaaaataaatgaaaaacaGAGAAATTTACAAGATGCTGAAAGCATAAAGTCTCTGATTATTCGCGGAATTTAAATAGTTCGGAGTACAAAActtgaatttaaattcttgcTGAAATTGAAATGCTGAAAATAGTAAATATTATTGGGCGGTGGGCCGAGACAATCTCGATTGCGGCCCACCGCCGCTTTGGGTCCAGGGGGGCAGGGGTGACGCGCAGGCCGGCGCGGCCTATCGGGCCGTTCAGGCCGGCCCAGCAGCCAATGGCCTAAAGGCCGGCTCGGGCTAGGGTTGGGGGGAGCCCccaccccgccgcgccgcgcgccaggcggccgccgccgccgcgcctaccgccagccgccgccgcgcctgaaGGGCGCCATCGCCGCGACTgaaggccgccgctgccgcgcctgaagccgccgtcgccgcgccaccGGTGCGCACGGAGGTGCCGCGCCGGGCCACCGCGTCGCCAGCGGGCGCAGaggcgccgccgggccgccgatGTCGCGCCTGGGAGGCGCGctgatgcgccgccgccagggcagcccgcctcgccgccgcgctgatGCGCCGCGCCAAGCCGGCCCGCCTCGCCGCGAGCGctgatgcgccgccgccccgtcgcgCCGTCCTTCGCCTCCCGCCACCGCCCGGACCCATCTCCACCGCGCACCTTAGGCCTCCCCCTCACCTGAGGGTGGGGGGCGTcttgccgcgccgtcgccgctcgtCTCGGCCGAGCGATGCCCGGTCGGGATGATGCGGTGGCGGTAGGCAGGACGGGTggtggccgccgcgctcgtctCGGCCGGACGATGCCCGGTCGGGATGATGCGGTGGTGGTAGGCGGGACGGGTAttggtcgccgccgctgctgctgcggtcGGGGTGGTGACAGTGGGCGTGGTTGCCACCGCTGTTGCGGTCGGGCGGCCGGCAGTCGCGTTGGCCGGCTGTGGAAGTGGAGGCGGCGTCGCCGTAGGGAGCCTGCTGGAGCTGCTGCCCGTCGTCATGGAGAAGTATGGGGCGTCACGGCGTGCAGCGATCGTTCCTCGGAGGAGGAGGtctggcggtggtgccggagttGGGGAAGttggcggcgtcgccggcgtggACTCCGACGAGGACCCATCGTTGCCACAGGGGTATATGGACCGGCCATGGCGAGGGCAGAATGCCGTCACCATGACTGGTCCCCCCTGTTGGATCTCCGAGTTGCCGCGCTGATGCGCGTTTGTGCTGGAGTTGTGGCTGTGAGCACCTCTCCCTGCAACAGCGTTGCCGCTGCGACGACCTCCTCTCCGGGTGTAGGAGCCCCTGCCACGGCGAGGGTGGTGCAGGGGAGTCCGAAGGAGGGCATCCACCATACGGCGGAGAAGACGAGCACGAAGGTGCCTCGGAAGTGAAGAAGCAGCGTCAAAGGATGAAGAACGTGGTGCCATCCTTACCGTAAGgtaattcttcttcttctactcAGCTAGCTAGGGCCAGTGCTGATAACGTGTTAGGAGAATTTTGTGTAGACAAAATGTGTGGTGAAAAGTCAAATTCCATTGATCTCAAGGATTACAATATATAGGGAGATTTACAATGTCACTAACTTCAGGAATTGTAACTCTTGTAACAGCAGCAATAAAGATGATTTATTGCCATGAAATGGCTGTTAGCATAGCCTTAACCATGGCTGTTAGCCTAGCCTTAACCATGGCCTTAACTATGTTTCATGGCCTCCATTTGTAACAGCTCATTTGATGAGATCAAATAAAGCTTCTGTAACAAGAATTACCTACCTTCAGGCATCAACAGACGTCTGCTTGGCAATGAGCATTATCTTGTAAAGCAATGCACCAGCCACATTCATCTTCATTTTGTGCTTTTGTATAGTGCCTGACTCTGTAGCGTAGTAGCACAACAGTATGAGCTTACAACTGATACTGGAAAGAATTCCAAATAGTGCTTCACTCTACCACACATAGCTCTTCCAGATCCACAGGCAACACATGCAGAGAAATCAAATGACATGACAGATGATCAACTGCTGTATATATCGCACTTGAGCTTTCATGTCTAATATCTTCCACTCCAAATTCATGGATGCTATTgttcacttcaattgagctaaTACCCATATCCTTTCTGGCTCCCCACTCTTTCATTAGCTTCCTAAGTCTTTTCATGTCTTCCCACCGGTGAGTTTCGTATAGCAAGTTTGAAATTAGAACAAGCAGACCTCCGCTGATGCCCTCCAACTCAAGTAATTGCTTGATCACCTGCCTTCCAATCTCGACACTCCCATGAATTCTGCAGGCTCCCAGCAAAGCGCCCCAGACCACAACATCAGGCTTCATTGGCATTTCTTTTATTAGACAAACAGCCTTTTCAAGATAGCCACGACGGCCAAGAAGATCAACCATGCAAGCATAATGTTCAAGTTCATACTTAACACTGTAAACATGTCTCATAGCTTCAAAGTAATGCTGCCCAGCTTCTAGTAGACCCCCATGACTGCACGCAGAAAGAAGGGCCACGAAAGTGATCTCATCAGGCGAGAAGGAGTCTCTTACCATTGATCTGAAGAACATGACGCTGTCCAGTGCACGGCCATGCATTGCCAGACCCCCAATAATTACATTCCAAGAAACAACGTTTTTATGACACATTTTACTGAACAGGCTGATTGCTGTGTCTACCTGACCACATTTTGCGTACATGTCCACAAGTGAATTAACTAGAGAGACATCAGGATTATTGATTTTGTCTCTAATGTAAAGGTGCATCATCTTCCCAAAAGTCAAGTCACCAATTTGTCCACAAGCAGAGAGgacagccaccaaggtaacctcATCTGGAGCAACACCCTGGGATTGCATACTGTTATAAAGATCCAATGCTTCACGGCATTGGCCACATTGAACATAGCAAGAGATCATGGCATTCCACGAGACTATGTTCCTCTCTGGCATCTGGTCAAACCAATCCCTTGCAGCATCAACTGAACCATGCTTTGCCCAAGCGCAAAGCATGGACGTCCATGAAACGACATTCTTGAGGGGCATCATTTCAAAGCATCTGAGAGCCATCAACAGATCACCACACTTACCGTACATGTCCACCAAAGCATTTCCAAGAATCAGATCAACCTGAGATCCGCTAACCAACATATGACAATGCAAGAGCCGGCCAAATTCAAGGTTTCCCTCTTGTGAGCAGGCGAGAAGCAGGTTGACCAACGTGAACTCATCTTCCACAAAGCCTTGACGCCTCATCTCCCCAAATAAGACGCGTGCCTCCCTAGTGTCCCCCTCCTGGGCGTATCCACCGATCATCGAGTTCCATGACACAACGTTCCTCTCCACCATCTCATCAAAGAACCGCCTAGAGTCTGCCAGAGAGCCAGCTGAAGCGTAAAAATGCAGAAGCGCGTTCCCCACAAACACCTGCCCCGCAAAGCCGAGCTTCACAACCACGCCATGGGCAGCCCGCGCGTGGCCCCACGCCCGCGCTCTCGTGCACGCCTTGAGAACGAACGGCAGGGTGAACTCGTTGGGCAGTATCCCTCGCTCGAGCATGCTGCGGTGGAGGCGGAGCGCTTCTTGCGGGCAGCTGCCGTCGCAGCAGGCTCTGATGACGGTGTTGTACATGAACCTGTCCGGTTCGTGGATTCCGTCGAACAGGCGGCGGGCGTGGCGGAGCGCGGCATGCCCGGCGGCTGCGGGGAGCGCGCAGTAGGAGGCGAGGAGCTGagacgcgacggcggcggccgagaacgagccgtggacgaggaggagggcgtGGATCTGGTTGAGGCGCTGGATGGAGCGGCACTGGCGCAGCAGTTTCAGCAGGGAGGGGGTGGTGTGGCGGgaggcgaccgcggccgcgggcggagGCATCGAAGGCGAAGCTTGCgcccgtttttttttttttttgcgaaaggatGGGGATTTCATTAATTAAGATCAACAGTACAACCCCCATTTTCATCAACACCCTGGAAACCATAAAGAAAAGCAAAAAAGTACACGGGGGACTTCTTTGCAAAACTGCACGCCTTCCAGGAGGTTCTCCGGTCACCACGACGACCGACCATGGCCACCGCTCGCCGCGGACCACCGCCTTGCCCAGCTGCCATCGTCGAAGAGGACCCACGCATGTGAAGCCGCAGA
This portion of the Panicum virgatum strain AP13 chromosome 2N, P.virgatum_v5, whole genome shotgun sequence genome encodes:
- the LOC120658303 gene encoding pentatricopeptide repeat-containing protein At2g22410, mitochondrial-like: MKSPSFRKKKKKRAQASPSMPPPAAAVASRHTTPSLLKLLRQCRSIQRLNQIHALLLVHGSFSAAAVASQLLASYCALPAAAGHAALRHARRLFDGIHEPDRFMYNTVIRACCDGSCPQEALRLHRSMLERGILPNEFTLPFVLKACTRARAWGHARAAHGVVVKLGFAGQVFVGNALLHFYASAGSLADSRRFFDEMVERNVVSWNSMIGGYAQEGDTREARVLFGEMRRQGFVEDEFTLVNLLLACSQEGNLEFGRLLHCHMLVSGSQVDLILGNALVDMYGKCGDLLMALRCFEMMPLKNVVSWTSMLCAWAKHGSVDAARDWFDQMPERNIVSWNAMISCYVQCGQCREALDLYNSMQSQGVAPDEVTLVAVLSACGQIGDLTFGKMMHLYIRDKINNPDVSLVNSLVDMYAKCGQVDTAISLFSKMCHKNVVSWNVIIGGLAMHGRALDSVMFFRSMVRDSFSPDEITFVALLSACSHGGLLEAGQHYFEAMRHVYSVKYELEHYACMVDLLGRRGYLEKAVCLIKEMPMKPDVVVWGALLGACRIHGSVEIGRQVIKQLLELEGISGGLLVLISNLLYETHRWEDMKRLRKLMKEWGARKDMGISSIEVNNSIHEFGVEDIRHESSSAIYTAVDHLSCHLISLHVLPVDLEELCVVE